One Avibacterium avium genomic window carries:
- a CDS encoding glycerate kinase produces the protein MKILIAPDSFKESLTALEVAEAIEIGFRKIFPHAQYCKIPMADGGEGTVQSLVDATQGKLIQCTVTAPLGNKIDAFWGLSGDGETAFIEMAVASGLHLVPMEARNPLKTTSFGTGELILNALNYGVKKIILGIGGSATNDAGVGMLQALGARFLNAENQSLGDGGEQLIHTAHIDLSQLDSRLAQVQIEVACDVNNPLCGETGASAVFGPQKGATVQMVQQLDAALAHFAEKVQQQLGINIANQSGAGAAGGMGGGLLLLPKVRLKKGVNIVLETLNFSAQVQDADLVITGEGRMDGQSAYGKTPIGVAKTAKQFGKPVIAIVGCLREDYEVVYEQGIDAVFPIIRQLDSLENTLRSGKENLISTAQNIARFYQLAMK, from the coding sequence ATGAAAATACTCATTGCACCGGATTCATTCAAAGAAAGTTTGACCGCACTTGAAGTGGCGGAGGCGATTGAAATTGGGTTTCGCAAGATTTTTCCGCACGCACAATATTGCAAAATCCCAATGGCTGACGGTGGCGAAGGCACGGTTCAATCTTTGGTGGACGCGACACAAGGGAAGCTTATCCAATGCACGGTTACCGCCCCTTTGGGCAATAAAATTGACGCATTTTGGGGGCTTTCTGGTGATGGTGAAACTGCATTCATTGAAATGGCAGTAGCTTCTGGCTTGCATCTTGTACCAATGGAGGCTCGTAATCCATTGAAAACTACCAGTTTTGGCACGGGAGAATTGATTTTGAACGCCTTAAATTATGGGGTGAAAAAAATTATTCTCGGCATTGGTGGAAGCGCAACTAATGATGCTGGTGTTGGAATGTTGCAAGCCTTGGGTGCGCGCTTTCTCAATGCTGAAAATCAATCGTTGGGCGATGGTGGCGAACAGTTAATTCACACCGCTCATATTGATTTAAGCCAGCTTGATTCACGTTTAGCGCAAGTACAAATTGAAGTGGCTTGTGATGTGAATAATCCATTATGTGGTGAAACTGGTGCATCTGCCGTGTTCGGGCCGCAAAAAGGCGCAACCGTGCAAATGGTGCAACAACTTGATGCAGCGCTTGCTCATTTTGCCGAGAAAGTGCAGCAACAGCTTGGCATTAATATCGCCAATCAATCTGGTGCAGGAGCGGCTGGCGGAATGGGCGGTGGATTATTGCTGCTGCCTAAAGTGCGGTTGAAAAAAGGCGTAAATATTGTGTTAGAAACCTTAAATTTTAGCGCCCAAGTGCAAGATGCTGATTTGGTGATTACTGGCGAAGGGCGAATGGACGGGCAGAGTGCTTACGGAAAAACGCCCATTGGTGTCGCCAAAACTGCTAAGCAATTTGGCAAACCTGTGATTGCTATCGTAGGCTGTCTGCGGGAAGATTACGAAGTGGTGTATGAACAGGGCATTGACGCGGTCTTTCCGATTATTCGTCAGCTTGATAGTTTGGAGAACACCTTGCGTTCGGGGAAAGAGAATCTGATTTCAACGGCGCAGAATATCGCCAGATTTTATCAGTTAGCGATGAAATAA
- the ispD gene encoding 2-C-methyl-D-erythritol 4-phosphate cytidylyltransferase, with product MEREIIAVVPAAGIGSRMQADRPKQYLTILGKTVLEHTLETLLNSSHIDRIILAVAPKDPYLAKIDLLSHPKIHLVEGGETRAQSVLNGLNAINPSANTWVMVHDAARPCLTQQELSTLADITQPDGAILAIPAIDTIKRSNSHQQIEKTEDRNEIWLAQTPQFFPALLLTQAIEQALAQQQNITDEASAMEFLGFKPQLIQGKTSNIKITRPEDLALAEFYLSQKKHQ from the coding sequence ATGGAAAGAGAAATTATCGCCGTTGTGCCAGCCGCTGGGATTGGTAGCCGAATGCAGGCAGATCGGCCGAAACAGTATTTGACAATTCTTGGCAAAACTGTTTTAGAACATACATTAGAAACGCTACTCAATTCATCTCATATTGATCGCATTATCCTTGCGGTTGCGCCTAAGGATCCTTATTTGGCAAAAATAGATTTGCTCAGCCACCCCAAAATTCATCTTGTTGAAGGGGGGGAAACCCGCGCACAATCTGTTCTCAATGGGTTAAACGCGATCAATCCAAGTGCAAACACTTGGGTAATGGTACACGATGCCGCGCGCCCTTGTTTAACGCAGCAAGAACTCTCGACCTTAGCGGACATCACACAGCCTGATGGTGCAATTCTTGCCATTCCCGCAATAGATACCATTAAAAGAAGTAATTCACATCAGCAAATTGAAAAAACAGAAGACCGCAACGAAATTTGGTTGGCACAAACGCCCCAATTTTTCCCCGCTCTTTTGCTCACGCAAGCTATTGAACAAGCGCTTGCGCAACAACAAAATATTACCGATGAAGCTTCTGCAATGGAATTTCTTGGCTTCAAACCGCAATTAATTCAAGGTAAAACCAGCAACATTAAAATCACACGTCCAGAAGATTTAGCGCTTGCGGAATTTTATCTCAGCCAAAAGAAGCACCAATAA
- the ftsB gene encoding cell division protein FtsB, with the protein MRLLVFLLLAVLVLFQYDFWFGKNGYLDHKQLEQEIAQHLQENEKLAQRNHAIAAEIKDLKEGVDAIEERARQQHEMVKNNEIFYRIVKDHK; encoded by the coding sequence ATGCGTTTACTTGTATTCCTTCTGCTCGCAGTATTAGTGCTATTCCAATATGATTTTTGGTTTGGCAAAAATGGCTATTTGGATCACAAACAGCTCGAGCAAGAAATTGCACAACATTTGCAAGAAAATGAAAAATTAGCCCAACGCAATCACGCCATCGCCGCTGAGATCAAAGATCTCAAAGAAGGGGTTGATGCCATTGAAGAACGCGCCAGACAACAGCACGAAATGGTAAAAAATAACGAAATTTTCTACCGCATTGTTAAAGATCACAAATAA
- the eno gene encoding phosphopyruvate hydratase yields MAKIVKIIGREIIDSRGNPTVEAEVHLEGGFVGLAAAPSGASTGSREALELRDGDKSRFLGKGVLKAVEAVNDPIAQALVGKDATNQAEIDQIMIDLDGTENKSKFGANAILAVSLANAKAAAASKGLPLYAWIAELNGTPGVYSMPLPMMNIINGGEHADNNVDIQEFMIQPVGAKTLKEALRIGAEVFHNLAKVLKSKGLSTAVGDEGGFAPNLESNAAALACIKEAVEKAGYVLGKDVTLAMDCASSEFYNKENGMYEMKGEGKSFTSQEFTHYLEELCKEYPIVSIEDGQDESDWEGFAYQTKVLGDKVQLVGDDLFVTNTKILKEGIERGIANSILIKFNQIGSLTETLAAIKMAKDAGYTAVISHRSGETEDATIADLAVGTAAGQIKTGSMSRSDRIAKYNQLIRIEEALGDKAPFLGLKAVKGQA; encoded by the coding sequence ATGGCGAAAATCGTTAAAATTATTGGTCGTGAAATCATCGACTCTCGCGGTAATCCAACTGTGGAAGCAGAAGTTCACCTTGAAGGTGGTTTCGTAGGTCTTGCAGCTGCGCCATCTGGTGCATCGACAGGTTCTCGCGAAGCGTTAGAATTACGCGATGGCGATAAATCTCGTTTCTTAGGTAAAGGTGTATTGAAAGCGGTTGAAGCGGTAAATGACCCAATCGCACAAGCTTTAGTGGGTAAAGATGCCACTAACCAAGCTGAAATCGACCAAATTATGATCGACTTAGACGGCACTGAAAACAAATCTAAATTCGGTGCAAACGCAATTTTAGCGGTTTCTCTTGCTAACGCCAAAGCTGCTGCAGCATCTAAAGGTTTACCACTTTATGCGTGGATTGCTGAGCTTAACGGCACACCAGGTGTTTACTCAATGCCATTACCAATGATGAACATCATCAACGGTGGTGAACACGCAGATAACAACGTGGATATCCAAGAATTTATGATCCAACCAGTGGGTGCGAAAACATTAAAAGAAGCACTACGCATTGGTGCTGAAGTGTTCCACAACCTTGCTAAAGTATTAAAATCTAAAGGTTTAAGCACTGCAGTGGGCGATGAAGGTGGTTTCGCTCCAAACCTAGAATCAAACGCTGCAGCGCTTGCTTGTATCAAAGAAGCGGTAGAAAAAGCAGGCTATGTATTAGGTAAAGATGTTACTCTTGCAATGGACTGTGCATCATCTGAGTTCTACAACAAAGAAAACGGTATGTACGAAATGAAAGGTGAAGGTAAATCATTCACTTCTCAAGAATTCACACACTACCTTGAAGAGCTTTGCAAAGAATACCCAATCGTTTCTATCGAAGATGGTCAAGATGAATCAGACTGGGAAGGTTTCGCTTACCAAACTAAAGTGTTAGGCGACAAAGTTCAATTAGTGGGTGATGATTTATTCGTAACTAACACCAAAATCTTAAAAGAAGGGATTGAACGCGGTATCGCAAACTCAATCTTAATCAAATTCAACCAAATCGGTTCATTAACTGAAACTTTAGCGGCAATCAAAATGGCGAAAGATGCAGGTTATACTGCAGTAATCTCTCACCGTTCTGGTGAAACTGAAGATGCAACTATCGCAGATTTAGCGGTAGGTACAGCAGCAGGCCAAATCAAAACTGGTTCAATGAGCCGTTCTGACCGTATTGCGAAATACAACCAATTAATCCGTATCGAAGAAGCATTAGGCGACAAAGCCCCATTCTTAGGATTAAAAGCGGTTAAAGGTCAAGCGTAA
- the ypfJ gene encoding KPN_02809 family neutral zinc metallopeptidase has product MRWQGRRESTNVEDRRNSGRSFGGGKRTSVLGLIILLVGAYYGVDLSGLVGTPDFIEQPTANHTQSSQEEQQLASLSRVVLADTETVWGNYFSQHNQHYQAPIMVLYNGVTHTACGTGQSAMGPFYCPNDQRVYLDLSFYNDMKNQLGAGGDSAFAYVIAHEVGHHIQNLLGILPKVHQAQRNVSPAQANQLSVKLELQADCFAGVWANQASKTGLFETGDIEKAFHAAQAVGDDRLQKRSQGYVVPDSFTHGTSAQRLAWFKRGLQSGQPSQCDTFD; this is encoded by the coding sequence ATGCGTTGGCAAGGCCGTAGAGAAAGCACAAATGTTGAAGATAGACGAAATTCAGGGCGTTCCTTTGGTGGTGGAAAACGAACGAGCGTACTTGGTTTGATCATTTTACTTGTTGGTGCTTATTATGGAGTTGATCTTTCTGGCTTGGTTGGCACGCCTGATTTTATTGAGCAACCAACGGCCAATCATACCCAATCAAGCCAAGAAGAACAGCAACTGGCTAGCCTTTCTCGCGTGGTGTTAGCTGACACGGAAACGGTTTGGGGAAATTATTTTTCACAACATAATCAGCATTATCAAGCACCAATAATGGTGTTATATAACGGGGTTACGCATACTGCCTGTGGCACAGGTCAGTCGGCAATGGGGCCATTTTATTGTCCGAATGATCAGCGTGTTTACCTTGATCTTTCTTTTTACAATGATATGAAAAATCAGCTTGGAGCTGGCGGTGATTCCGCGTTTGCTTATGTGATTGCGCACGAAGTAGGGCATCATATCCAAAATTTATTAGGTATCTTGCCTAAAGTGCATCAGGCTCAGCGAAATGTAAGTCCTGCGCAAGCCAATCAACTTTCGGTAAAACTGGAATTACAAGCGGATTGCTTTGCTGGCGTGTGGGCGAATCAAGCAAGTAAAACAGGCCTGTTTGAAACAGGAGATATTGAAAAAGCCTTTCACGCCGCTCAAGCGGTAGGTGATGATCGCTTGCAAAAACGTTCTCAAGGTTATGTTGTACCTGATAGCTTTACGCACGGCACATCAGCTCAGCGTTTAGCTTGGTTTAAACGTGGATTACAAAGCGGACAACCTAGCCAGTGTGATACTTTTGATTAG
- the lysC gene encoding lysine-sensitive aspartokinase 3: MSTLSVAKFGGTSVANHSAMSACANIVTADPNTRVVVLSASAGITNLLVALANGKDAEERAKLIAEVRQIEEAILAELKDDSEMRAKIEEILKHIESLADAASVAASPALTDELICQGEMMSTLLFVQVLKELGAKAVWVDVRTIVATNSHFGKAAPDDEQTQKNSDALLKPILAQDNDTMIITQGFIGRDPQGKTTTLGRGGSDYSAALLAEVLNAKDVLIWTDVAGIYTTDPRIVPAAQRIDTMSFAEAAEMATFGAKVLHPATLLPAVRSNIPVFVGSSKAPQDGGTWVTKDPQPRPTFRAIALRRDQTLVTLSSLSMLHAQGFLANVFNILAKHKISVDTITTSEVSVALTLDKTGSASSGAEMLSPELLAELREVSSVKVDTGLSLVALVGNDLHITSGIAKQIFDTLEGYNVRMISYGASTNNICMLVQSEQADDVVRALHKNLFE, from the coding sequence ATGTCAACTCTCTCTGTGGCAAAATTCGGTGGAACTAGCGTTGCAAATCATAGCGCAATGAGCGCTTGTGCAAATATTGTAACCGCTGATCCTAATACGCGTGTGGTAGTGCTTTCGGCCTCGGCAGGTATCACCAATTTATTGGTTGCGCTTGCTAATGGTAAAGACGCAGAAGAACGCGCAAAACTCATCGCAGAAGTGCGTCAAATTGAAGAAGCGATTTTGGCTGAACTTAAAGACGACAGCGAAATGCGGGCAAAAATTGAAGAAATTTTAAAACATATCGAAAGCTTGGCTGATGCCGCAAGCGTGGCTGCTTCACCGGCTTTAACAGACGAATTGATCTGCCAAGGGGAAATGATGTCCACCTTGCTTTTCGTTCAAGTGTTAAAAGAGCTTGGCGCAAAAGCCGTTTGGGTGGACGTGCGTACCATTGTGGCAACCAACAGCCATTTCGGTAAAGCCGCGCCAGATGACGAGCAAACGCAGAAAAATAGCGATGCGCTATTAAAACCGATTCTTGCTCAAGATAACGACACAATGATTATCACGCAAGGCTTTATTGGACGCGATCCACAAGGCAAAACCACCACCTTAGGGCGTGGCGGCAGCGACTATTCTGCGGCACTTTTAGCCGAAGTATTAAACGCCAAAGATGTATTAATTTGGACGGACGTGGCCGGTATTTACACCACTGATCCACGCATTGTGCCAGCCGCACAACGTATTGACACAATGAGCTTTGCGGAAGCGGCAGAAATGGCAACGTTCGGGGCGAAAGTGTTACACCCTGCAACCCTGCTTCCAGCGGTTCGCAGCAATATCCCTGTGTTCGTAGGTTCAAGCAAAGCACCACAAGATGGCGGTACTTGGGTAACCAAAGATCCACAACCACGTCCAACGTTCCGTGCAATTGCATTACGCCGCGATCAAACCTTGGTAACGCTTTCTAGCTTAAGTATGCTACACGCGCAAGGTTTCTTAGCCAATGTGTTCAACATTTTAGCGAAACACAAAATTTCTGTGGATACCATCACCACTTCTGAAGTAAGCGTCGCACTCACTTTAGACAAAACAGGATCTGCTTCATCAGGCGCGGAAATGCTCTCGCCAGAATTGCTCGCGGAATTAAGAGAAGTGTCTAGCGTGAAAGTGGATACAGGCTTATCTTTAGTGGCATTGGTGGGTAATGATTTGCACATCACTTCTGGCATCGCAAAACAAATTTTCGATACCCTAGAAGGCTACAACGTACGAATGATCAGCTACGGCGCAAGCACCAACAATATTTGTATGTTAGTCCAAAGCGAACAAGCTGATGATGTGGTCAGAGCATTACATAAGAATTTATTTGAATAA